The following are encoded in a window of bacterium SCSIO 12643 genomic DNA:
- a CDS encoding T9SS type A sorting domain-containing protein: MKNIYTLMIALLSAFFVSDATAQSYNFDGLTSGDVGSFSNGWLGSPTTNYSWRANAGPTISPGTGPNVDHTLGTAAGIYMYVEASLPAAVGDTASLISPNITLTGVPNPGLSFWYHMAGTAMGNMYIDVLSGGTWQLGVDSLIGATQADPADPWLNKVVNLGAFSGVIKVKFRAEFGTAWSGDMAIDDVSLIQMTPYDASLNKILPSHPYYMTPHSQLQTVTFSGVVSNEGADTITNVTLNASVNTTPMSGSVTQILPSTEDTIALSSTYTPSTIGLYIADFTVAISETDTTLFNDSAQYMFEISDTIYARENDNVTQGIGFTGATGVFGQMFEIFNTDSLTSVSFKLVGPTINDDIKVKIYQWNSTTGQPGTIMDSTASFNIPADTAQWYTLQFPCDRILTPGKYFFAIEQLATNNLSMGYTSEFYEPGVTWFNGGTGWTSFESSGFNVSLAIRPNFGVASWPTVSLGNDTGYCAGSSINLTAPSGFSSYLWSNGSTTQVSTVSMADTNFWVEVTNARGCAVRDTIVVSELPLPIVVLPAVVGICDNTSATLVANNDPTYTYLWSTGSTDSSIVVNTPGTYHVTVTSSDGCSETGFSFVQQGITPVAQINGDTVHYCQGSSVQVSAQGTGNLYTWSNGTTGNPTSISQPGIFVVTVTSPQGCSDIDSAFAVENPAPPVFLSDTALTFCDGDYGSVHANTINGASYLWSTGDTTSSISTNQAGIYWVQIAVNGCSNADSGFATIHPKPIVNFGPDTLICDTAIITLDGGVGISWIWSTGETTQMISVNTAGSYSVTTTNNNGCSGSDTIVVTTEICVGIEDLVRKGHEISLYPNPTSDKVYLDLRPEWVDSELRIVDAKGALSYQKIIQNELEEIDVRTWRAGVYYVQIFVGEEVYTSNFIVK, encoded by the coding sequence ATGAAAAATATTTACACTCTCATGATCGCATTATTAAGCGCATTTTTTGTTTCAGATGCGACAGCCCAATCTTACAATTTTGATGGATTAACTTCCGGTGATGTTGGAAGTTTTTCAAATGGTTGGTTAGGGTCTCCTACAACCAATTATAGTTGGCGTGCAAATGCAGGACCCACAATCTCTCCGGGAACCGGACCAAATGTGGATCACACACTGGGAACAGCAGCCGGAATCTATATGTATGTAGAAGCTTCATTGCCTGCTGCGGTTGGAGATACGGCATCATTAATAAGTCCGAACATTACCCTGACAGGAGTGCCAAATCCGGGATTGAGTTTTTGGTACCATATGGCAGGAACTGCAATGGGAAATATGTATATCGATGTATTGAGTGGGGGAACCTGGCAATTGGGCGTAGATTCTTTAATTGGAGCTACGCAAGCTGATCCGGCCGACCCATGGTTAAATAAAGTGGTGAATTTGGGCGCTTTTTCCGGAGTGATTAAAGTGAAGTTTAGAGCAGAATTTGGTACTGCATGGTCAGGAGATATGGCTATTGATGATGTAAGTCTGATTCAGATGACGCCATACGATGCGAGTTTGAACAAAATTTTGCCTTCACATCCGTATTACATGACGCCACATTCTCAATTGCAAACTGTAACTTTTTCCGGGGTGGTGAGTAATGAAGGAGCAGATACAATTACCAATGTGACTCTAAATGCTTCTGTGAATACAACTCCTATGTCTGGTTCTGTGACGCAGATTCTTCCTTCAACTGAAGATACCATTGCTTTAAGTTCAACATATACCCCTTCTACAATAGGTCTATATATTGCTGATTTTACGGTTGCCATCTCAGAGACGGATACCACCTTATTCAATGATTCTGCGCAATATATGTTTGAAATTTCAGATACGATTTATGCACGTGAAAATGATAATGTTACGCAAGGAATTGGTTTTACAGGTGCCACGGGTGTATTTGGACAAATGTTTGAAATATTTAATACGGATTCATTAACGTCTGTTTCTTTCAAATTAGTAGGACCGACCATTAATGATGATATCAAAGTAAAAATCTATCAATGGAATAGTACAACCGGACAACCTGGAACTATTATGGATTCTACGGCCAGTTTTAATATTCCTGCCGATACGGCACAATGGTACACATTGCAGTTTCCATGTGACCGCATATTAACACCAGGTAAATACTTTTTTGCGATAGAGCAGTTGGCGACCAACAATTTATCGATGGGATATACTTCTGAGTTTTATGAACCGGGTGTAACCTGGTTTAATGGAGGTACTGGGTGGACTTCATTTGAGTCTTCCGGATTCAATGTTTCGTTAGCAATTCGACCAAACTTTGGCGTAGCTTCCTGGCCTACGGTTTCTTTAGGTAATGATACTGGATATTGTGCGGGTTCTTCTATTAATTTAACCGCTCCTTCCGGATTTTCTTCTTACTTATGGAGCAATGGATCAACAACACAAGTGTCTACTGTTTCAATGGCTGATACTAATTTTTGGGTAGAGGTAACCAATGCCAGAGGTTGTGCAGTAAGAGATACGATTGTGGTTAGTGAATTACCATTACCAATTGTTGTACTTCCGGCAGTGGTTGGAATCTGTGATAATACATCAGCAACTTTGGTAGCAAATAATGATCCGACTTATACTTATTTATGGTCAACCGGGTCAACAGATTCTTCAATTGTAGTAAACACTCCGGGAACCTATCATGTGACCGTAACGAGTTCTGATGGATGCTCCGAAACAGGATTCTCTTTTGTACAACAAGGAATTACTCCGGTAGCACAGATCAATGGAGATACGGTGCATTATTGTCAGGGAAGTTCCGTTCAGGTTTCTGCTCAGGGAACCGGAAATCTTTATACCTGGAGTAATGGAACTACAGGCAATCCAACCTCGATTAGCCAACCGGGAATTTTTGTTGTAACTGTAACATCTCCTCAGGGGTGTTCGGATATAGATTCGGCATTTGCAGTAGAAAATCCGGCTCCTCCGGTATTTTTATCAGATACGGCCCTGACATTTTGTGATGGTGATTATGGTTCAGTTCATGCCAACACCATAAATGGGGCATCCTATTTATGGTCAACAGGAGATACAACTTCCAGTATTTCAACGAATCAAGCGGGTATCTATTGGGTACAAATAGCGGTTAATGGATGTTCAAATGCAGATTCGGGTTTTGCAACAATCCACCCAAAACCAATTGTGAATTTTGGACCCGATACATTGATTTGTGATACAGCTATAATCACATTAGATGGTGGGGTAGGAATAAGTTGGATTTGGTCTACAGGAGAAACCACTCAAATGATTTCAGTAAATACAGCAGGAAGTTATTCTGTAACGACTACCAATAATAATGGGTGTAGTGGATCAGATACCATCGTGGTCACAACAGAAATCTGTGTTGGTATTGAGGATTTAGTTCGAAAAGGTCATGAAATATCACTATACCCAAATCCCACTTCGGATAAAGTATATTTAGACTTAAGACCTGAATGGGTAGATTCGGAACTTAGAATAGTAGATGCCAAAGGAGCTTTGAGCTATCAAAAAATAATTCAAAATGAACTTGAAGAGATTGATGTTCGAACTTGGAGAGCTGGAGTATACTATGTTCAGATTTTCGTTGGAGAAGAGGTGTATACTTCCAATTTTATTGTGAAGTAA